The DNA window AAAAGACCTTGGTTCTACTGATGATGTCCCAATAATAGCAGTCAATTTTGCTAATGTTTTCCGTGGAACCGAAACAAACGCTGTATTTGTTGAAGGAATATTCCAGATTACTGATGAATACACTGAAATTAGCGAGGGCGATGATTACGGCAAAATGGAAATTGAAAGTGTAGGTTTAAATGAAATCCAAATGGACAATGAAGATTCTATATCCTTAGAAGAAGGGGACACCATAGACATAATGGGCAATTTGAAAATCGTTGTTGCTGATGATGCCGATACTTTAAGATTTGCACCTTTTGTAGACAGAACTGAACCCGGTACATATGAAGTTCGTGGTACTGTATTTGAAAAAAATGGTATGACGGTCGATAAATGGACACCACTCAACTTTGAAGGGTTCTATTATGATATTGATGAAGGACTTCAAACCGAATCGTTTGAAGTTACAGACAGAAGTAATAGTAACATTCAAGAAAACGGCCTTGAATACATAAGTGATGCAGTAAAAGTTGAATTTGAATATGATGATTGGGGTAAATATAAGGTCGTCGGGTTCATGGCTGAAAAATATTTTGCAGGTTACCACGAAAGCAATGATGAAAACAACACTGAATTTACAAATGATGACATTAGTCCATTATCAGATGGTCAGTTATCCAAAGTGCTGATAGATAGCGAAGAACAGAAGTCCATCTATACAGGCTCATCACTAATACTTGAAGAAGGATACACACTGAATATAAACGAAGTAGATGTTAACGGAGATAATGTTTTCATAGAACTTAGAAAAGGCGGAGAACTGATGGAACAGGACATCATATCCAGTGGTGAAGAATACGTATATGAAAAAGATCTCGGTTCTACTGATGATGTCCCAATAATTGCAGTCCATTTCTCCGAGATATTTAGAGGTCAGGAAACAAATGCCGTCTTTGTTGATGGAATATTCCAGATTTCTGATGAATATACAGAAATCGAAAATGGTGATTCCTATGGAAAAATGGAAATTGACAATATAGACTCTAATAGAATAAAGATGACAAATGATAATTCCATCAATCTCGGTGAAGGAGATACCATTAATATAATGGGAGATATCAAGTTCAAGGTTGCTGACTCCGACACACTGAGATACTACCCCTTTGTAGAAGTTACAACCAAACGTGGTGATTCACTGAATCTTGATATACCTGATACCGCAATAAAAGGTGAACCATTCACAATATCTGTTACCTCACGCGGTGCAGCAATTGAGAACGCCGAAATCAGTTACAATGGTGAAAATGTAGGAGAAACATCCACAGATGGAACTTTAGAATACACTCCCGAAGACACCGGAACCTACACAATAACAGCTGAGAAACAGGGATACGTATCTGTAAGCGGTCAGGTTGATGTGGAAATCCCAGAAGAAGCAAAAGAAAAAATGAGTATCAGTGTCGATTCAGAAGACATCTTTGAAGGTGATGTTATAAATATAACAGTTACAAGAGCTATCGGCAACGAACCGATTGAAAATGCTGATGTTTTCTTTGACCAGAGCCGCATTGGAAAAACCAATGAAAATGGAAAGCTCTCCTACACTACAACAGAAACTGGATTCCATAAAATAACAGTATCCAAACAGGGATATAAAGAAGCCGAAGAAAACATCGAAGTTCTTGAATTGATGGCTGATTTTGAATTTTCAAACCTGCAAATTAATCCATCCACAGTAAGTCCCGATGAAAATGTAAAGATTTCAGCCAACGCCACAAACACTGGAGAAGTATCAGGTGATTATAATGTTGAACTTGTAGTAAACGGCAGTGTTGTGGACTCAAAGCAGATTAACCTTGATGTTGGTGATAATACCACAGTGCAGTTTAATCATTCAGAAGAACAAGCAGGTAACTACTCGGTAGAAATCGGTGAACTTACAGGTTCATTCAAAGTAGAAGAAAGTTCCAACATCATACTGTATTCAATAGGTATAATCGGTGCTATTGCTGCCGGACTTGGATATATGTTTACAAAAGGAGGATGGACGATTGAAATGGTAAGAGGAAGGATAACAGAACTTATCGGAAGAATCCGGTAAGTTTTACATCCAATACCTTCCACCTATTTTTTGAACTGCGATTTCAATTGCTTCAACAATACTTTTTCGTGGCATTATGGTTGTTACCGGCACCCTGATAATTTTTTCAACTGTTGAACTGACAATTGGAGCACATACCAGTGCTTTTGCTCCTTCCCTTTCCGCCTGTACCGCAACTATAATAGCATCTTCTATAGAAGTAGCTGAATACTCCCTGATTGTAATGTTTTTGCCCTGTACCTTCCTTTTTGTCTCGTTGATATTATCCAGCACAGGCCGGGCTGCAATTACACCAATAAATTCTTCAGGCTCTGATTTTGTTAAATTATCCGCGGTTTTTACAATCTGGCGTAATGTTTTCAAATTGGGTTCTCTGTTACCGGACAAGATTTTATAAAGTGTGCTTACCGGAACATCTGCCTTTTCCGAAAACTCAGCTATCGTCAAACCAAGTTCATCTTTAACCACTTTTGAAAGCGTATTTTGAAAGGATTCATCCGATTCAAAGGCTGCTTCTATAATTTTGTTTGCAGGCATCATTTTAAATTCTCATTTTTACAAACTAATTATCCTTATTAGGCTTTAAAGCAATATTATTAATACTTTAAGGTCAAAAACGTGACGCTTACGGTAAATCATATATAAGGTGTATAAGCGATAATTTACAATTACTTAACCAATAATTTAAAAAGAGGTGGAACCATTGAAAAATTACACCAAATTAATATCCATTTCCGTCATAATCCTTACTGCTATACTCCTTTCAGGATGTGCTGGTGACGGTGAACAGGATATAAACCAGCTAACTTTTGGATACCAACCAAGTACTCACCAGATCGCCTATATGACTGCTGCAGAAAAAGGATGGTGGGAAGACAATCTTGAACCCCACGGTATAGAGACTATTAATGAAAATGAATTCCCTACTGGTTCACCGGAAATGCAGGCTATGCTTGCAGGTGACATCGATGTTGCCTATGTAGGTGCTGCACCTTTTGTTTCTGCTGTTGATAAAGGCCTGAACGCAAAAATTGTTGCAGGTGTACAGATACAAGGATCAAGTCTGGTACTGCGCCCTGAATTTGCCGAAAATTATGAAGAACCACAAGACCTTGAAGGACTAAAAATTGCAACCTTCCCTCCGGGCACTATTCAGGATACAATACTTCGAAACTGGCTGAAAGATAACGGTCTTGATCCCGACAAAGATGTTGATATTGTAGGCATGGGTCCCGGTGACGCTATTTCAGCCATATCCGCTGAGCGTGTAGATGGTGTATTTCTACCGCATCCTGCACCGGCAATTATTGAAAGCGAAAATAATGGACAGAGTGTGGTAGACTCCGGTGAAATGTGGAACAATCATGCTTGCTGTGTATTGGTTGTTAGTGATGAACTCATAAATAACTACCCTGAAGTCACCAGAGAAATTGTAAAAACCCATGTTGAAGCAACCGAATATAACAAAAATCATATGGATGATGCCGCCCAAATATATGCCAATTATACAGGATGGGATGTATCACAGGTTAAAAAATCCCTAAATGAATGGGATGGACAATGGATTGCAGACCCCAAAACAATTGTTGACCCAACTGTAAATTACGCACAGGTACAGTATGAACTTGGATACATAGACAAAGATCTTAAAAGAAGTGACATGTTTAACACAAGTTTTTATGAATCCATAAATACATCCTGAAAAAATAGAAATGAATAAATAAATTAGAATTATTTACCGGTGTTAAAATAAACCAATGTGGTAATAATGAAACTTAAAGAGGTAGCTCAAAAAAACGCTCCCGAAATTACATCGCTGATTGTAGCAGTTACACTGTGGCAGATTGTGGCAGAATATATAATAAGGAGAGAGCTGCTTCTTCCAAGTTTTTTTGATGTGGTCACATCATTTATAAGTACTGTTGAAAGCGGCACTTTATTCATTGATTTTTCAATCAGTCTGATGCATTTTGGAATTGGTGTTATCGCTGCACTGCTTATAGGAATTCCTGTAGGAATCGTGATGGGATGGTTTAAAACTGTAAATCGTATTTCTGACCCGATAATTGAAATCCTTAGACCTATACCTCCCCTTGCATGGATTCCCTTTGCACTGGTATGGCTGGGGCTTACACATACAGCCGCAGGATTTGTAATTTTTGTAGGAGCAGTATTTCCTATAATTATAAACACTTATACAGGTTTTAAAAGTGTTCCAAAAATAAATGTTGAAGCGGCAAAAGTTCTTGGATGTGTAAAACAGCGAAGCCTTATAAGGCATATTGCATTTCCTTCATCACTACCATCCATAACAGCAGGAATAAGAATTGGAATGGGTGTAGGATGGATGTGTCTGGTTGCCGCAGAATTTTTCGGAGTCAGTAAAAACGGGCTTGGATATAAACTCTGGTGGCATTATGGTCTGCATCAGATGGATTTTGTTCTCATGTACATGTTCATGCTCGGTATACTGGGTCTTATCATTGATAAAGTGTTCCGAAAGTACATTGACAAACGACTTCTTAAATGGCAATCCGGTGTTGTGGTATAATTGGGAAAAGTAAGTGTTGAAAACGTCTCACAATATTTTATCAATCGGGAAGGGTACAAAACCCAAGCACTTAAAGACTTGAATCTGGAAATAAAAGATAAAGAATTTGTATGCATAATAGGACCTTCCGGCTGTGGTAAAACTACCTTACTAAGGATTATTGCAGGGCTTGAAAATCCAAGTAACGGAGAGGTTACTCTTGATGGTGAAAAAATCATCGAACCTGACCCAAAACGCGGAATGGTTTTTCAGGAATACTCACTGTTTCCCTGGAGAACCGTTATACGAAACATTACATTTGGACCTGAAATGCAGGGCATGGATAAAAACAAATCACAGGAAATTGCTGAAGAATATCTAAAACTTGTAGGTCTTGAACAATTCAAAAACAGTTACCCATACGAATTATCAGGAGGAATGAGGCAGAGAGTCGCAATCGCAAGAGCTCTTGCAAATGACCCCGAAGTATTACTCATGGATGAACCTTTCGGGTCGCTGGATGCACAG is part of the Methanohalobium evestigatum Z-7303 genome and encodes:
- a CDS encoding ABC transporter substrate-binding protein; translation: MKNYTKLISISVIILTAILLSGCAGDGEQDINQLTFGYQPSTHQIAYMTAAEKGWWEDNLEPHGIETINENEFPTGSPEMQAMLAGDIDVAYVGAAPFVSAVDKGLNAKIVAGVQIQGSSLVLRPEFAENYEEPQDLEGLKIATFPPGTIQDTILRNWLKDNGLDPDKDVDIVGMGPGDAISAISAERVDGVFLPHPAPAIIESENNGQSVVDSGEMWNNHACCVLVVSDELINNYPEVTREIVKTHVEATEYNKNHMDDAAQIYANYTGWDVSQVKKSLNEWDGQWIADPKTIVDPTVNYAQVQYELGYIDKDLKRSDMFNTSFYESINTS
- a CDS encoding helix-turn-helix domain-containing protein is translated as MMPANKIIEAAFESDESFQNTLSKVVKDELGLTIAEFSEKADVPVSTLYKILSGNREPNLKTLRQIVKTADNLTKSEPEEFIGVIAARPVLDNINETKRKVQGKNITIREYSATSIEDAIIVAVQAEREGAKALVCAPIVSSTVEKIIRVPVTTIMPRKSIVEAIEIAVQKIGGRYWM
- a CDS encoding S-layer protein domain-containing protein yields the protein MKGYFKFILIGLLFFGMFTGIAEAQTEPSINNSSISVDSVTLDSATITFEVNQSDANTYIKYGENGTSLNSQSDPVSDAPYEITLSGLSASTKYDFEIYAENSTDPAKNTTSEINHFTTTTPTSPSINNSSISVNNLTGKKVRITFEVNQSDANTYIKYGTNKSSLDSQSDADNDDPYEIILSELSGGTKYYFKIYAENKVFSNYNSTSEKNDFTTLSIKGNRIWEEGMSDYYEWTAESYSGFYYDLDSGISSETMSISDINSNIGEGELEYTTSPIETDFEHSGFGSYEVIGFMAERYFAGYIGENTSFVNEDISMMGDGQLSKVLMDSDERKSVFSGSALTLEEGYRLNIVEVDLQGDSVLVRLTKNGEEIETTVVSADDYYVYKKDLGSTDDVPIIAVNFANVFRGTETNAVFVEGIFQITDEYTEISEGDDYGKMEIESVGLNEIQMDNEDSISLEEGDTIDIMGNLKIVVADDADTLRFAPFVDRTEPGTYEVRGTVFEKNGMTVDKWTPLNFEGFYYDIDEGLQTESFEVTDRSNSNIQENGLEYISDAVKVEFEYDDWGKYKVVGFMAEKYFAGYHESNDENNTEFTNDDISPLSDGQLSKVLIDSEEQKSIYTGSSLILEEGYTLNINEVDVNGDNVFIELRKGGELMEQDIISSGEEYVYEKDLGSTDDVPIIAVHFSEIFRGQETNAVFVDGIFQISDEYTEIENGDSYGKMEIDNIDSNRIKMTNDNSINLGEGDTINIMGDIKFKVADSDTLRYYPFVEVTTKRGDSLNLDIPDTAIKGEPFTISVTSRGAAIENAEISYNGENVGETSTDGTLEYTPEDTGTYTITAEKQGYVSVSGQVDVEIPEEAKEKMSISVDSEDIFEGDVINITVTRAIGNEPIENADVFFDQSRIGKTNENGKLSYTTTETGFHKITVSKQGYKEAEENIEVLELMADFEFSNLQINPSTVSPDENVKISANATNTGEVSGDYNVELVVNGSVVDSKQINLDVGDNTTVQFNHSEEQAGNYSVEIGELTGSFKVEESSNIILYSIGIIGAIAAGLGYMFTKGGWTIEMVRGRITELIGRIR
- a CDS encoding ABC transporter ATP-binding protein; translation: MGKVSVENVSQYFINREGYKTQALKDLNLEIKDKEFVCIIGPSGCGKTTLLRIIAGLENPSNGEVTLDGEKIIEPDPKRGMVFQEYSLFPWRTVIRNITFGPEMQGMDKNKSQEIAEEYLKLVGLEQFKNSYPYELSGGMRQRVAIARALANDPEVLLMDEPFGSLDAQTRNVLQSELLDIWEKKQITIAFVTHSVDEAVFLADKIVMLTSRPGKIKDIIDVNLPRPRNRTSPDTNQFRDRVLKILAEERVKE
- a CDS encoding ABC transporter permease, translating into MKLKEVAQKNAPEITSLIVAVTLWQIVAEYIIRRELLLPSFFDVVTSFISTVESGTLFIDFSISLMHFGIGVIAALLIGIPVGIVMGWFKTVNRISDPIIEILRPIPPLAWIPFALVWLGLTHTAAGFVIFVGAVFPIIINTYTGFKSVPKINVEAAKVLGCVKQRSLIRHIAFPSSLPSITAGIRIGMGVGWMCLVAAEFFGVSKNGLGYKLWWHYGLHQMDFVLMYMFMLGILGLIIDKVFRKYIDKRLLKWQSGVVV